A window from Alkalicoccobacillus plakortidis encodes these proteins:
- a CDS encoding NupC/NupG family nucleoside CNT transporter → MSILIGILGVVVFLGLAFLMSNKKKSINYKSVAIMLGLQVVITLFMFRTDIGLFIVETISGAFSTVISYGNEGVNFVLGDLMIVEGGSVFFLDVLMIIIFTSALLSILTFTGVLPVAIKYVGGLMAKITGLPKVETFNAVNSVFFGQSEALLAIKSQLPTMTKNRVFIVTTSAMASVSASIIGAYFTMLEPRYVLVAMLLNMINGLIVASIIAPVEKREIDEQLEVDTKALREQSGSSLFDAISRGALDGGKVALIVAAMLVAFIGIIAMLNGMFAATIGLTLQELLGYIFAPFAWLMGIPTVDLLQTGNLMGTKLVANEFVAMLDFVNMDLTPKATGIISVFLTSFAGVGSVGIVAGTAQAINEKTGKQVASFGLKLLAAATLVSLMSGTMVGLFI, encoded by the coding sequence ATGTCTATACTTATTGGGATATTAGGAGTGGTCGTATTTTTAGGACTTGCTTTTCTAATGTCTAACAAGAAAAAATCGATTAATTATAAGTCAGTGGCGATTATGCTCGGGCTTCAAGTCGTTATTACCTTATTTATGTTCAGAACAGATATAGGTCTTTTTATTGTAGAGACAATTTCAGGCGCTTTTTCCACCGTTATTTCTTATGGGAATGAGGGGGTTAACTTTGTTCTCGGGGACTTAATGATTGTAGAGGGGGGATCTGTTTTTTTCCTTGATGTCTTAATGATCATTATATTTACATCCGCCTTACTGTCTATATTAACATTTACTGGGGTTCTGCCAGTGGCGATTAAGTATGTTGGTGGATTAATGGCTAAGATTACAGGGTTGCCAAAGGTAGAGACCTTTAATGCGGTTAACAGTGTCTTTTTTGGTCAATCTGAGGCTTTGCTTGCGATTAAGAGTCAGCTACCAACGATGACAAAAAACCGTGTATTTATAGTTACAACGTCAGCGATGGCTTCCGTATCTGCTTCTATTATTGGTGCCTACTTTACGATGTTAGAGCCTAGGTATGTTTTGGTGGCTATGTTATTAAATATGATTAATGGTCTGATTGTGGCTTCGATTATTGCACCTGTAGAGAAGCGTGAGATCGATGAACAATTGGAGGTTGATACGAAGGCATTACGCGAACAGTCAGGATCATCTTTATTTGATGCGATCAGTCGCGGTGCGCTAGATGGAGGGAAGGTTGCTCTAATTGTTGCGGCCATGCTAGTTGCCTTCATCGGAATCATTGCCATGCTTAACGGAATGTTTGCCGCTACTATTGGACTAACTCTGCAGGAGCTACTGGGCTATATCTTTGCACCGTTCGCCTGGTTGATGGGTATTCCTACAGTTGATCTATTGCAGACAGGTAACTTGATGGGAACGAAACTCGTCGCTAATGAATTTGTTGCCATGCTGGATTTTGTAAACATGGATTTAACGCCAAAAGCTACCGGCATTATCTCCGTATTCTTGACTTCATTTGCTGGGGTTGGCTCTGTGGGGATTGTTGCAGGAACGGCACAGGCTATCAATGAAAAAACCGGAAAGCAAGTAGCATCCTTTGGTCTAAAGCTTTTGGCTGCTGCGACATTGGTTAGCTTGATGTCAGGTACAATGGTTGGGTTGTTTATTTAA
- a CDS encoding DUF3221 domain-containing protein has protein sequence MRTPLPIKTRLLFFMIVAILTSLIVGCSVGTTENEENTLEGIVALINDDQILLVEGLTSEEVKGLTEVEVLHESDGAAAYLVLAEGVENLTIGDKVKVWIEVLDESAPAYGNASKVEILEKVH, from the coding sequence ATGAGGACTCCATTGCCAATTAAAACAAGGCTACTATTTTTTATGATTGTTGCAATTCTTACTTCACTCATTGTTGGATGTTCAGTAGGTACAACCGAGAATGAAGAGAATACGCTAGAAGGCATTGTCGCATTAATAAACGATGATCAGATATTATTAGTAGAAGGCTTAACAAGTGAGGAAGTTAAAGGGTTGACAGAGGTAGAGGTTCTCCATGAATCTGATGGCGCTGCAGCTTATCTTGTATTAGCAGAAGGTGTTGAAAATTTGACGATTGGTGATAAGGTCAAGGTTTGGATTGAAGTCTTAGATGAATCTGCACCTGCCTATGGAAATGCTAGTAAAGTAGAAATTTTAGAAAAAGTTCATTAA
- a CDS encoding copper amine oxidase, giving the protein MYKKFTAVALGAALVIPSFAQAADGGESQFSGASDLRADLDHLLSEHFVLAVSSMQKAYDESPDWEEVEWALDENVQDMGTALEPLYGEEGADEFVRIFESHNGYTDDYVKAVKDGDDTAKQEAEDNIAGFADEFSTFLDGATEGNLPKEAAEEALVAHEDDVQATFDHYAAGDYMEAYTSYREGFDRMFDISKVLSGAIVAQFPDMFSGSVDSADAELRATLNKLAGEHFALASLELEKGYTQADDFDFVTWAEDEHTADFKAAIESIYGAEGADQFETVWQQDHINAQSDLAIATLEGDQEARDAAIEHLKTFSQDFGAFLATATEGNLPEEAAQEAVWAHEEQVIKTFDQFVEEDYEASVKTYREGYAFMFGIGETLGGAIKTQMPDQFGSEAMPEEMPQTGFGGASNDSSMMVWLSGLAAAALGGLYVFRRKTSGDNA; this is encoded by the coding sequence ATGTATAAAAAATTTACAGCTGTTGCACTTGGCGCAGCACTAGTCATACCATCTTTCGCACAAGCCGCAGACGGAGGAGAAAGCCAATTCTCAGGAGCATCAGATCTTCGTGCTGATCTCGACCATCTACTTTCGGAGCACTTTGTTCTAGCCGTTTCATCCATGCAAAAAGCATATGATGAATCACCAGATTGGGAAGAAGTCGAATGGGCGTTAGATGAAAACGTACAGGATATGGGAACAGCCCTTGAGCCGTTATATGGTGAAGAAGGTGCAGACGAATTCGTTCGAATCTTTGAATCACATAATGGATACACCGATGATTACGTAAAAGCTGTCAAAGACGGTGATGATACAGCTAAACAAGAAGCAGAAGATAACATCGCAGGTTTTGCTGATGAATTTTCAACATTCCTTGATGGGGCAACAGAAGGGAATCTTCCAAAAGAAGCCGCAGAGGAAGCACTAGTAGCCCATGAAGATGACGTGCAGGCAACGTTTGATCATTACGCAGCAGGAGACTACATGGAAGCGTACACTAGCTACCGTGAAGGTTTCGATAGAATGTTTGATATTAGTAAAGTATTATCTGGAGCGATTGTGGCTCAATTCCCTGATATGTTCTCAGGTTCTGTAGATTCAGCAGATGCTGAGCTAAGAGCTACATTAAACAAACTAGCTGGTGAGCACTTTGCACTTGCATCATTAGAGCTTGAAAAAGGCTACACACAAGCCGATGACTTTGACTTTGTAACATGGGCTGAAGATGAGCACACAGCTGATTTTAAAGCAGCCATTGAAAGCATTTATGGAGCAGAAGGAGCCGACCAGTTTGAAACGGTTTGGCAGCAAGACCACATTAACGCACAAAGTGATCTAGCTATTGCAACGCTTGAAGGTGACCAAGAAGCACGTGATGCAGCGATTGAGCATCTTAAAACGTTCTCTCAAGACTTTGGTGCATTCCTAGCTACAGCAACAGAAGGTAACCTGCCTGAAGAAGCAGCACAAGAAGCTGTTTGGGCACATGAAGAACAAGTGATCAAAACGTTTGACCAGTTTGTAGAAGAAGACTATGAAGCAAGTGTGAAAACGTACCGTGAAGGGTATGCATTCATGTTTGGTATTGGTGAAACACTAGGTGGAGCAATCAAGACACAAATGCCTGACCAATTTGGTAGCGAGGCAATGCCTGAAGAAATGCCTCAAACTGGATTTGGTGGCGCAAGTAATGATTCATCCATGATGGTTTGGTTAAGCGGACTTGCAGCAGCAGCACTTGGTGGACTGTATGTATTCCGTCGTAAGACAAGTGGAGATAACGCGTAA
- the murB gene encoding UDP-N-acetylmuramate dehydrogenase, with protein sequence MNYESIYNELLNHIKQENVCLSEPLRNHVYTKLGGNADLFVTPESIDELKAALDIRKKTDIPLTILGSGSNVIIKDGGIRGLTIGMSKMTNFFIEGERLVVQSGAAIIEASRKALEHRLSGLEFACGIPGSVGGALYMNAGAYGGQISEVLDRATVMTQDGEILTIETENLALGYRESIFMESDYVILEAEFGLSQGDPVVIKAKMDALTEARESKQPLEYPSCGSVFKRPPGHFAGKLIQESNLQGTRIGGAEVSKKHAGFIVNIDQATSKDYLDLIDLVKATVKDTFHVELDTEVIVLGEDLEEQV encoded by the coding sequence ATGAATTATGAATCTATTTATAATGAACTACTTAATCATATAAAACAAGAAAATGTATGTCTTTCAGAACCACTACGAAATCATGTCTACACAAAGCTTGGCGGGAACGCGGATCTTTTTGTGACACCGGAAAGTATAGATGAACTAAAAGCGGCTCTAGATATCCGAAAAAAAACGGATATTCCTTTGACCATTCTAGGCAGCGGATCCAATGTCATTATAAAAGATGGCGGCATTCGTGGTTTGACCATTGGCATGAGCAAAATGACGAACTTTTTTATCGAGGGTGAGAGATTGGTTGTTCAGTCTGGAGCAGCCATTATTGAAGCTTCAAGAAAAGCGTTGGAGCACAGGCTTTCTGGTCTTGAATTTGCCTGCGGAATCCCGGGTAGTGTCGGTGGCGCATTATACATGAATGCGGGCGCTTATGGAGGGCAGATTTCTGAGGTGCTTGATCGAGCGACCGTTATGACACAGGATGGTGAAATTCTGACGATCGAAACGGAGAACCTGGCCCTAGGTTACAGGGAAAGCATCTTCATGGAAAGCGACTATGTGATTCTGGAGGCAGAGTTTGGCCTTAGCCAAGGTGATCCGGTTGTCATTAAGGCCAAAATGGATGCACTAACAGAAGCACGAGAATCAAAGCAGCCCCTTGAATATCCTTCTTGTGGCAGTGTTTTCAAACGACCGCCAGGCCATTTTGCCGGCAAATTAATTCAAGAGAGCAACCTCCAAGGAACACGAATTGGTGGAGCAGAGGTTTCAAAGAAGCATGCTGGGTTTATCGTCAATATTGATCAAGCAACATCTAAGGATTATCTAGATCTAATTGATTTGGTGAAAGCAACCGTTAAAGACACTTTCCATGTTGAGTTGGATACAGAAGTGATTGTATTGGGTGAAGATCTTGAGGAGCAAGTATAA
- a CDS encoding GNAT family N-acetyltransferase — MEKLEIHDAKKDMYSDIKDQRLEAYHIYKDRLPADHWNALAQNLSSDADTQEGVELIVATLNEKVVGSVVLFPAKTSAYEFIDELDYPEIRMLAVAKEAQGQGVASALVKECVNRVKAKGLPAIGLHTGEFMTDAIRLYEGLGFKRLPEFDFVPADDGIVVRAYYLELE, encoded by the coding sequence ATGGAAAAGCTAGAGATTCATGATGCCAAAAAAGACATGTACTCGGATATCAAGGATCAACGCCTTGAAGCCTATCACATATACAAGGACCGGCTGCCCGCGGACCATTGGAACGCCTTAGCGCAAAATCTTTCATCAGATGCCGATACGCAAGAGGGTGTGGAGCTAATTGTTGCCACACTAAATGAAAAAGTAGTTGGCAGCGTTGTTCTTTTTCCAGCCAAAACGAGTGCCTATGAATTCATCGATGAGCTAGACTATCCGGAAATTCGTATGCTTGCCGTTGCCAAAGAAGCGCAGGGCCAAGGTGTGGCATCTGCCTTAGTGAAGGAATGCGTGAATCGTGTAAAAGCAAAAGGCTTACCTGCGATTGGCTTGCACACCGGAGAGTTTATGACGGATGCGATTCGTTTGTATGAAGGATTGGGATTCAAACGATTGCCCGAGTTCGACTTTGTTCCGGCGGATGATGGCATTGTTGTGAGGGCGTATTATTTGGAATTAGAATAA
- a CDS encoding MBL fold metallo-hydrolase, with amino-acid sequence MRKLGRPLSDLRHIIFTHSHFDHVGSAAAIIKATGAKTYMHEADAKIAEEGGGFRTMRAAPGLLQRVLFRIFWHPNKRFESFHIDQTLKDGDVLELVGGFKVVHVPGHSAGHIVLLWKEDKVMFAGDIGTNLLSIGDPIGFENEKIGRESQRKLGKMDYEAIVFGHGRPITSNASEKIRRVWP; translated from the coding sequence ATTAGGAAGCTAGGTCGCCCCCTATCGGATCTTAGACACATCATATTTACGCATAGTCATTTTGACCATGTAGGAAGTGCCGCTGCCATTATAAAGGCGACAGGAGCTAAAACGTATATGCATGAAGCAGATGCGAAGATTGCTGAAGAAGGTGGAGGATTTAGGACTATGAGGGCTGCTCCTGGTCTTTTACAGAGGGTGTTATTTCGCATTTTTTGGCATCCCAATAAGCGTTTTGAGTCCTTTCACATTGATCAAACCCTCAAAGATGGCGATGTCCTTGAATTGGTTGGTGGATTTAAAGTGGTTCACGTACCTGGTCACAGTGCAGGGCATATTGTTCTTCTATGGAAAGAGGATAAAGTGATGTTTGCCGGTGATATAGGTACAAATCTTTTGTCTATCGGGGACCCGATAGGTTTTGAGAATGAAAAAATAGGGAGAGAGAGTCAGAGGAAACTAGGAAAGATGGATTATGAAGCAATTGTATTCGGTCATGGCAGGCCGATTACTTCCAATGCCTCGGAGAAAATACGCCGAGTTTGGCCTTGA
- a CDS encoding glutathione S-transferase family protein, with translation MAQQKPAEISKDGSFKRQVNQFTTPFGDKPDELPVEAGRYRLLWSAACPWAHRSVIVRKILGLEDAISLGTVSPMRPKIGRVDWEFSLDADGVDPVLGAQYISEVYQNSDQDYSGRPTVPAIVDVQSKKVVNNDYFKLTNYLEADWKPLHKKQAPDLYPESLREEIDALNEIIFNDVNNGVYKCGFAHSQESYEAAYATLFTRLDEFEKRLSTQRFLHGDFITDSDVRLYTTLVRFDAAYFTAFNTNRNLIREFENLWGYVRDLYQTGGFGDTTDFDAIKRHYHLSITISPDKAEPTILPKGPDLAIWVTEHSREQLSGREGKFLIH, from the coding sequence ATGGCTCAACAAAAACCCGCTGAAATTAGTAAGGATGGATCGTTTAAACGTCAAGTTAACCAATTCACGACACCGTTTGGAGACAAGCCAGATGAACTGCCAGTTGAGGCAGGTCGCTATCGTTTGCTGTGGTCGGCGGCTTGCCCGTGGGCACATCGTTCGGTGATTGTGCGCAAGATTCTTGGATTAGAGGATGCGATCAGCTTAGGAACGGTAAGTCCAATGCGGCCGAAAATTGGTCGAGTAGATTGGGAATTCTCCTTAGATGCAGATGGAGTTGATCCTGTGCTTGGAGCCCAATATATCAGCGAAGTCTATCAAAACTCGGATCAAGATTATTCTGGTCGACCAACGGTACCTGCGATTGTCGATGTTCAGTCCAAAAAAGTTGTGAATAATGATTACTTTAAACTCACCAACTATCTTGAAGCCGATTGGAAACCACTGCATAAGAAACAAGCTCCGGACTTATATCCCGAGTCTTTACGTGAAGAGATTGATGCTCTAAACGAAATTATTTTTAATGATGTAAACAACGGTGTCTACAAATGTGGGTTCGCGCACTCTCAGGAATCTTATGAGGCTGCCTATGCGACGCTGTTTACACGTTTGGACGAGTTTGAAAAGCGTCTCTCAACCCAAAGATTTTTACACGGAGACTTCATCACTGATTCAGATGTCAGACTCTACACCACTCTTGTGCGTTTTGATGCGGCTTATTTTACAGCCTTTAATACCAATCGAAACCTGATCCGTGAATTTGAAAACCTGTGGGGTTATGTACGTGATCTCTATCAAACAGGTGGATTTGGCGACACAACTGACTTTGATGCGATCAAAAGGCATTACCACTTGTCGATTACCATTTCACCTGACAAAGCCGAACCAACCATTTTGCCAAAGGGACCAGACCTCGCAATTTGGGTTACAGAGCATAGTCGCGAACAACTAAGTGGTCGGGAAGGAAAATTTCTTATTCACTAG
- a CDS encoding response regulator transcription factor, whose protein sequence is MATFIIDQEIISSESLPAFSLTISDSFVTTIYCDTDKQTELAKNLNTNSNIPLFDQKDGLYMRLTVEDNVAFFHKWFAHSTTLPEILVQFELHSCAKKPLHTCTESEIRRVYFAKYFLSDAKSMVFIEPIHGVDIKTTQTFIKMLEKMRSHPMPILILVSNMEHALLLGDVPYKLQQNGLNKIEIAEEKEEIAEEEAPPSTTFDHLFKIPAKVDDKIILFDPLEIDYIESEDGKGKIVINDESYLMDSTLAEIEQKLNVYGFYRCHRSYIVNLQKVREIITWSKNAYSLRIDNSVQSTIPLSRTKIQEIQEKFSLK, encoded by the coding sequence ATGGCCACGTTCATCATTGATCAAGAAATTATCAGCTCAGAGTCGCTGCCCGCGTTTTCCCTTACTATCAGCGATTCCTTTGTTACTACCATCTACTGTGATACAGATAAACAAACAGAGCTAGCTAAAAACCTAAACACTAATAGCAACATCCCCCTCTTTGACCAAAAAGACGGCTTATACATGCGCCTTACAGTCGAGGACAATGTGGCTTTTTTTCATAAATGGTTTGCACATAGTACAACTCTTCCCGAAATCTTAGTGCAGTTTGAACTACATAGCTGCGCAAAGAAACCATTACATACATGCACCGAATCTGAAATTCGACGCGTATACTTTGCCAAATACTTTTTGAGTGATGCCAAGTCCATGGTTTTTATCGAGCCCATTCATGGTGTAGATATTAAAACCACTCAAACCTTTATCAAAATGCTCGAAAAGATGAGAAGCCACCCTATGCCTATACTCATTTTAGTGTCCAACATGGAACACGCTTTATTACTTGGTGACGTCCCATATAAACTTCAGCAAAACGGACTAAATAAAATCGAGATTGCTGAGGAGAAAGAAGAGATTGCAGAAGAGGAGGCACCTCCTTCTACTACATTTGATCACTTATTCAAAATTCCTGCAAAGGTCGATGACAAAATTATTTTATTTGATCCGCTTGAGATCGATTACATAGAGAGCGAAGATGGAAAAGGAAAAATTGTCATTAATGATGAGTCCTATCTTATGGATTCAACGCTCGCAGAAATCGAGCAAAAATTAAATGTCTATGGATTCTATCGATGCCATCGTTCTTACATTGTGAACCTGCAAAAAGTACGCGAGATCATTACATGGTCAAAAAATGCCTACTCGCTCAGAATCGATAACAGCGTACAATCAACCATCCCATTGTCTCGAACCAAAATCCAGGAGATCCAGGAGAAATTCAGCCTTAAATAG